CGGCCAGAGCACACTCGCGACGAGACGCCGCAGAGCAGGGTCGGCGACGGAGCTCATCCCTTGACGGCTCCGGCGACCAGGCCGCTGGAGAGCCGGCGCTGCACCACCATGAAGAAGATCATGACCGGGAGGGTGATGATGGTGGAGGCCGCCATCACATAGCCCCACTCGTTCGCGTTCTCGCCGAAGAACTGCTTGAGACCGATCGCGACCGTGTAATTGTCGGTCGCCCCGCCGAGCAGCGTCATCGCGAAGACGAACTCGTTCCAGGCGGTGATGAACGAGAACACACTCGTCGCGACCAGGCCCGGCATGACCAGCGGGAACAGCACCGAGCGGAACATCCGCCACCAGCTCGCGCCGGCGAGGTACGCGGCCTCCTCCAGCTCGACCGGGACCGCGGCCACGAAGCCGCGCAGCATCCAGATGCCGAACGGCAGCGACAGGGCCACATAGACGATGATGAGGCCGAGCAGCTGGTTCAACAGCCCGAGATCGCGCACCTGCACGAACAGCGGGATCACCAGCGCCTCCAGCGGCACCATCTGCACGGTCAGAACGATGAACAGGATGGCCGTGCGGAACTTGAACTTGAAGCGGGCCACCGCGACCGATGCCAGAAGCGCGAACGCCGCCGACAGCAGCACCACGGAGACCGCGACGATGGCCGAGTTGCGCAGGAAGACATCGAAGCCGCCCTTGGTGAGCACATACGCGAAGTTGTCGAAGGTGAACTCCTGCGGCACGAGCGACTGACCACCGCTCGACAGCATCCAGTAGACCGGGAAGAACGTGAAGATCAGCAGCAGCGTGACGAAGACCGCTTTGACGATGTTCCCGCGAAGCTTGCGCGTCACAGCTTCTCCTCCTTCAGCATCGTGCGGACGTAGATCACGGTGATCACCAGCAGGACCAGGGTCAGGAGCACCGCGATGGCGGAGCCGAACCCGTAGCGGTTCTGGCCGAACGACTCCACGTACGACCACACGCCGAGGTTCAGCACCTGGCGGTTCGAGCCCGAGCCGCCCGGCATGAGGTAGACCTGCGCGAACACTTTGAAGTCCCAGATGGTCGACAGGATGATGACCACCGCGAACACCTGCTTGAGCGAGGGGACGACGATCGAGAAGAATCGGCGGACAGGTCCCGCGCCGTCCATCTCCGCTGCCTCCAGCGTCTCTTTCGGCACACCGAGAAGTCCCGCGAGAACGGTGATCGCCACGAAGGGGAACCCGTGATGGACGATGTTCAGCAGCACGATCGCATAGAAGCTGATCGGGTTGGTGAACCAGTTGAAGGACTCGTCCATGAGTCCCAGGTTCTTGAGCGTCTGGTTGACGATGCCGTTGTCGGCGTCGAAGATCCAGACATAGGTGCCCGTCACAGCGGGCATCGCCCAGACCACCATGATGGCGCTGCCCACGACGGTGCGTCAGACCGGGCCGAGGTTGGCCATGAGCACGGCGACGAGGGTGCCGAGCGCCACGGTCCCCGCGACCGAGAGGATCGCCAAAACGACGGTGTTCGGCAGCGCGACCGTCCACAGCGTGGCGTTGCCGAAGACCTCGGCGTAGTTGGCGAAGCCGACGAAGTTCGTCTTGCCGCTGACGATCTCGCGAAGGCCGTAGTCCTGCAGCGAGATCAGCACCACACGGGCGAGCGGCCACAGGAGCAGCACCGCCAGCACGGCAAGGGCGGGAGCCAGCAGAAGCCACGGCCGGCTCACGCTCAGGAAGCTGCGGCTCCGCTTCGGGCCGGCGCCGGGGGCGACCGGCCACCGGCCGCGCGCTGTGCGCGCGGCCGGTGTCTCGGGACGAACGTCGACGGTCATCGTCCTACTTGCTGTTCAGCAGATCGGTCATCTCCTTGGCGGCGTCCGACGTGGCCTGATCGACCGTCTTCTGCCCGGAGAGGATCGCCTGGATCATCGTGTTGGTCGTCTGCTTGGCCTGGACCTTGCCGAAGTTCGGGCTGACCGGCAGCGAGGCGCCGCCGTCGACCATCTGCGTGGCGAAGGGCTTCACCAGCGGGTCGTCCGTCTTCATGGTCTCCTTGACCAGCGAGTTGAGGCCGGAGAAGTAGCCGATCTGCTCGGTCCACTTCTTCTCGAACGTCCCGGTGGTCATCATCTTGATGAACGCCCAGGCGAGATCCTTGTTCTCCGCCGACTCGAACATCGACAGGTGGGAGCCGCCGAGCACCGACGGGCTGATGCCGCTCTCCTTGCCCGGGATCGGCACCGCGCCGATCTTGCCGACGAGGTCCGGCGCGTTCTTGGCCACGGTTGCCGGGGTCCATGAGCCCTGGATCGACATGGCGGACCTTGCCCTTGTTGAAGTTGTCGATGACGTCGGTCTCCTTCCAGGTGGTCGCACCCGCCGAGGAGAAGCCGTACTTGGTGGCCAGGTCCGTGTAGAACTGGATGCCCTCGCGCGACTTCGCGGAGTCGAGCCCGGAGGTCCACTTGCCGCTCTTCTCGGTGGCGACCTGACCGCCGGCGCCCCACACCCACGGGTACACGCCGAACTCGGCGTTGCCCGGGACCACGAACGGCATCATGTCCGGTTTGGCGGCCTTGATCTTCTCGGCGGCGGCGACGATGTCGTCCCAGGTCTTCGGCGCCTCGAGGCCGAGCTCCTGGAAGACGTCGGTGCGGTAGACGATCGAGCGGACTCCGGCGTACCACGGCATCCCGTAGAGCTCTCCGTCGTAGGTGCCCGACTCCTTGAGGCCCTTCACCAGGTCGGACTCGAGACCGTCTTTCTTCACGTGGTCGCCGATCGGGGCGAGGGCGCCGGCGTCGGCGAACTCGGCCGTCCAGGTCGTTCCGGTCTCGGCCACGTCCGGGGTGGTGCCACCGGCGATGGAGGTGATGAAGCGGTCGTGCGCATCGGCCTACTGGACGAACTGCACATCGAGCGTGGCGCCGGTCTCCTTCTTGAACTCGTCGCCGACCTCCTTGAAGAAAGAGGTGGATTCAGGGTTGGTGCCCTGCATGATCCACACGGTGAGCTTCTGGCCCTTCGCGTCGATCGGGCCCCCATCGCCGCTGTCGCCGCTGGAGCAGGCGGTGAGCCCGAGCACGGCGACGGTGAGTGCGGCGATGGAGAGATAGCGCTTCTTCATGGTGCTGTCTCCTCCTTGAAACGGAAATAGTGATCGCAGAACGTGTCCGCTTCTGAAACTATCCTTCATAATTGGTGTCGAGTTTGCAAGTTTGTTCCACCGTCATGCATGCATTTACTGACGCTCGAAAAGAGACGCATTCAGTGAGTGACGAGCGCCCGGTGCAACTGCGCCCGCTTGCCACTGCCGCAGGGACGTCGCTGCCGGCCGACTCGGCTCCTCGGCGGCAGCGAACCCCATCCGGTCGCCCGCACCGGAACAACGACGGGGAACGGCATGGCCCGGCGGTCCCCGGCCCGCCACCGCTCTGGCGAAAGTGCGCACCGAATCGGCGATCAGCGCTTGCCCCGCTGCGGTCGGTCCACCGCATCCCCAGCCAGCACAAACCGGCGCGGAGGGACCGCTTGCCTGACAGGTCAGCGCACCCCGCGCATCATCCGCAGCACCCACGGGCTCAGCGCCGCGAGCACCACCCCGATCGCGACCCCCACCGCGCCGATCATCCCGAAGTAGACGACCTCGGTCTCCGGCGAGTACTTCTTCGCCAGCTCGCCCGCCATCGCGGTCCCGAGCGACACCGAGAGGAAGTACAGCGCCACCATCTGCGTCTGGTACGCCTGCGGAGCCAGCTTCGTCGAGGCCGAGAGGCCGACCGGCGAGATCAGCAGTTCCGCGATCGTGAACACCAGCAGGATGCCGACCAGCGCGAGCAGCGGCGTGCTGTTCTTCCCGCCGCCGGCCCAGATGATGAACAGCCAGAACGCGAGGCCCATCACCACCGTCCCGGCCGCGAACTTGATCGGCGTCGACGGCTGTTTGGCGCCCCACTTCGTCCAGATCGCCGCGAACACTCCGGACAGGACGACGATGAAGATCGGATTGATCGACTGCACCCAGGAGACCGGGAAGGTCCAGCCGAAGAGGTTGCGGTCCAGGCGCTCGTCCGAGTAGATCGTCACCACGGTGAACTGCTGCTGGTACAGCGTCCAGAACGCCGCGTTCGTGACGAAAAGGGGGATGAAGGCCACGATCCGGCTGCGCTCCTCGCCACTCAGCAACTTCGAGCTCAGGATCACGGCGAAGTACGCGATCGTGGCGAGGATCACGACGACGATCACGCACAGCGCGAGGTTCTCCGCGGTGATGACCCCGGTCAGCACCAGCACCAGGATGAGGATCACACCCGCGAGGCCGACCCCGGCCACGAGGGGGTAGCGCTTCGCGGGCAGCGGGTTCGGCACTTCGCGCGCCTGATCGGGCAGCCGCTTCCGGCCGAGCGAGTACTGGAAAAGCCCGATCGCCATCCCGACCGCCGCCAGACCGAAACCCCAGTGGAACCCGAGCTTCGACTGGAGCAGCCCGGTCAGCAGCGGTCCGAGCAGACCGCCCAGGTTGATGCCGAGGTAGAAGATCGAGAAGCCCGCATCGCGCCGCGAATCGCCCTCGTCGTAGAGGGAGCCGACGATCCGCGTCGCATTCGCCTTCAGACCGCCGCTTCCGACCGAGACGAACAGCAGACCGACGATCACGCCCGCGATGCCCG
This genomic window from Leifsonia xyli subsp. cynodontis DSM 46306 contains:
- a CDS encoding extracellular solute-binding protein, producing MAKNAPDLVGKIGAVPIPGKESGISPSVLGGSHLSMFESAENKDLAWAFIKMMTTGTFEKKWTEQIGYFSGLNSLVKETMKTDDPLVKPFATQMVDGGASLPVSPNFGKVQAKQTTNTMIQAILSGQKTVDQATSDAAKEMTDLLNSK
- a CDS encoding carbohydrate ABC transporter permease, whose translation is MTRKLRGNIVKAVFVTLLLIFTFFPVYWMLSSGGQSLVPQEFTFDNFAYVLTKGGFDVFLRNSAIVAVSVVLLSAAFALLASVAVARFKFKFRTAILFIVLTVQMVPLEALVIPLFVQVRDLGLLNQLLGLIIVYVALSLPFGIWMLRGFVAAVPVELEEAAYLAGASWWRMFRSVLFPLVMPGLVATSVFSFITAWNEFVFAMTLLGGATDNYTVAIGLKQFFGENANEWGYVMAASTIITLPVMIFFMVVQRRLSSGLVAGAVKG
- a CDS encoding peptide MFS transporter, producing the protein MGTTSNGDSSLAKTREPLGHGFFGQPRALANVFGVELWERFSFYGMQGILLIYLYYSVENGGLGIDRPTAAGVVGAYGGAVYLSTILGAWLADRLFGSERVLFWSAVVIMAGHLALAVLPGIAGVIVGLLFVSVGSGGLKANATRIVGSLYDEGDSRRDAGFSIFYLGINLGGLLGPLLTGLLQSKLGFHWGFGLAAVGMAIGLFQYSLGRKRLPDQAREVPNPLPAKRYPLVAGVGLAGVILILVLVLTGVITAENLALCVIVVVILATIAYFAVILSSKLLSGEERSRIVAFIPLFVTNAAFWTLYQQQFTVVTIYSDERLDRNLFGWTFPVSWVQSINPIFIVVLSGVFAAIWTKWGAKQPSTPIKFAAGTVVMGLAFWLFIIWAGGGKNSTPLLALVGILLVFTIAELLISPVGLSASTKLAPQAYQTQMVALYFLSVSLGTAMAGELAKKYSPETEVVYFGMIGAVGVAIGVVLAALSPWVLRMMRGVR